A genomic window from Flavobacterium azooxidireducens includes:
- the argS gene encoding arginine--tRNA ligase: MNVAKILNEPIKEAVLNVFEITVEKIEFQATRRDFEGDITVVIFPLLKLIKGNPIEIGNKIGTYLVENVTIVEKFNVVSGFLNIVISDDYFINFFSSIKNDAAFGFVLQNNSEKAVMVEYSSPNTNKPLHLGHIRNNLLGFSVAEIIKASGKKVYKTQIINDRGIHICKSMLAWQKFGNGQTPESTGLKGDKLVGNYYVKFEKEFQSEYTEWFNNSSNNKFIDESCEEFSKSNDFQKLLKEKYEEELLNNNEFALLNICRSEFKKYFKNEYFNQFSKIGAEVQQMLLDWEAGKPEVIELWKTMNNWVYAGFNETYKNLGVDFDSHYYESNTYLLGKEVVQFGLDKGIFEKDPDGSVWIDLTEDGLDRKIVLRSDGTAVYMTQDIGTAIQRVKDFPDVGGMVYTVGNEQDYHFKVLFLILKKLGFDWAANLYHLSYGMVELPSGKMKSREGTVVDADDLMIEMTETAAKISQELGKLDGYSDEEKQRLYKIIGLGALKYFMLKVDPKKSMLFNPEESVDFAGNTGPFIQYTYARIQSILRKANFDFSKEVNEISLHPKEKELMKLLESYPELIQNAAQSYSPALVANYTYELVKEYNSFYQAVPILPETNENLKKFRVQLSKKVGETIKSAFSLLGIEVPERM, encoded by the coding sequence ATGAACGTTGCAAAAATCCTTAACGAGCCCATTAAAGAGGCTGTTTTAAATGTGTTTGAAATAACTGTCGAAAAGATAGAATTTCAAGCAACCCGTAGGGATTTTGAAGGCGACATCACTGTAGTTATTTTTCCTTTATTAAAATTGATAAAAGGAAACCCAATAGAAATTGGAAATAAAATTGGAACCTATTTAGTTGAAAATGTTACTATTGTAGAAAAATTCAACGTTGTTTCCGGTTTTTTAAATATTGTCATTTCAGATGATTATTTCATCAATTTCTTTTCATCGATAAAAAATGATGCGGCTTTCGGATTTGTTCTACAAAACAATTCTGAAAAGGCTGTGATGGTAGAATATTCTTCGCCAAACACCAACAAGCCGTTGCATTTAGGACACATTCGAAACAACTTATTAGGATTTTCGGTAGCCGAAATCATCAAAGCTTCCGGTAAAAAAGTCTATAAAACCCAAATCATTAACGATAGAGGAATTCATATTTGTAAATCAATGTTGGCTTGGCAAAAGTTCGGAAATGGTCAAACACCTGAATCAACCGGTTTGAAAGGGGATAAGTTGGTTGGGAATTATTATGTAAAGTTTGAAAAAGAATTTCAAAGTGAATATACTGAATGGTTTAATAATAGCTCAAATAATAAGTTTATAGATGAGAGCTGTGAGGAATTTTCAAAGAGCAATGATTTTCAAAAGCTGTTAAAGGAAAAGTATGAAGAGGAATTATTGAATAATAATGAGTTTGCTTTATTAAATATTTGTCGTTCAGAGTTTAAGAAGTATTTTAAAAACGAATATTTTAACCAATTTAGTAAAATAGGAGCTGAGGTTCAACAAATGCTGCTCGATTGGGAAGCCGGTAAACCCGAAGTTATCGAACTTTGGAAAACCATGAACAATTGGGTGTATGCCGGTTTTAATGAAACCTATAAAAATTTAGGTGTTGATTTTGACAGTCATTACTACGAATCAAACACTTATTTGTTAGGAAAAGAAGTCGTTCAATTTGGTTTGGATAAAGGAATTTTCGAGAAAGATCCGGACGGTTCAGTTTGGATTGATTTAACCGAAGATGGTTTAGACCGAAAAATTGTGCTTCGTTCAGATGGTACAGCCGTGTATATGACACAAGATATCGGAACCGCCATTCAACGGGTAAAAGATTTCCCTGATGTGGGCGGAATGGTGTATACGGTTGGAAATGAGCAAGATTATCACTTTAAAGTATTGTTTCTTATCCTGAAAAAACTCGGTTTTGATTGGGCAGCAAACCTTTATCATTTGTCGTATGGAATGGTAGAATTGCCTTCCGGAAAAATGAAATCTCGAGAAGGAACTGTCGTAGATGCTGATGATTTAATGATAGAAATGACCGAAACCGCCGCTAAAATTTCACAAGAATTAGGAAAATTAGACGGTTATTCCGATGAGGAAAAACAACGTTTATATAAAATCATCGGATTGGGTGCTTTAAAATATTTTATGTTGAAAGTAGATCCCAAAAAATCAATGCTTTTCAATCCTGAAGAATCTGTTGATTTCGCTGGAAACACCGGACCATTCATTCAATATACGTATGCCCGAATTCAATCGATTTTGCGAAAAGCTAACTTCGATTTTTCTAAAGAAGTAAACGAAATTTCTTTACATCCAAAAGAAAAAGAACTGATGAAATTATTGGAATCTTACCCGGAACTCATTCAAAACGCCGCTCAATCATACAGTCCGGCTTTAGTGGCCAATTATACGTATGAATTGGTAAAAGAATATAATTCGTTCTACCAAGCCGTGCCTATTTTACCGGAAACCAATGAAAACCTGAAAAAATTCAGAGTGCAATTGTCTAAAAAAGTGGGCGAAACCATAAAATCTGCTTTTTCTTTATTAGGAATTGAAGTACCTGAAAGAATGTAA
- a CDS encoding GDSL-type esterase/lipase family protein, with the protein MIFISAVCFLFFKETLPKRIFSESKPSAKNVVVDSILLEAVALDEKSESKAEKTVDTFRRKKIVFEQIDGITFPPEEYEQYKGFQFLIPFFEKLYLLETEQKGDIRIAYFGDSMTDGDMIVQDFRNSLQSKYGGKGVGFVSITSESAGSRSSVSHQYSGNWKTQSYLKVKRPLKPFGVNGHVFFANDTLSNPWVQYKAGHGVHTSELNNPTLFYGNSANYEGELIVKIGKDTIAKKLSPDKLLNTLAISNSAVKSFKASFNVADSIPIYGFNFDDGKGVHVDNFSNRGNSGLPISTFNVKLMNQFQERFDYDLIILHYGTNVLNYGSYNYDWYERSMTRVVNHLKQCFPGVTVLVISTADKATKYDLEMKTDSAVVPLTLAQRKYAVQSKAGYFNLFEAMGGDGSMTKWVEEEVPALAAKDYTHFNYKGAQKVAGLLYQQIQTGYAQYKEMRKNRKITPNKAAVDSVSSKTTTANAQ; encoded by the coding sequence GTGATTTTTATCTCTGCCGTATGCTTTCTTTTTTTCAAGGAGACACTACCTAAACGTATTTTTTCTGAATCGAAACCATCTGCCAAAAATGTTGTAGTAGATAGTATTTTATTAGAAGCAGTTGCCTTAGATGAAAAAAGCGAAAGCAAAGCTGAAAAAACCGTAGATACTTTCCGCAGAAAAAAAATTGTTTTCGAACAAATTGATGGCATCACTTTTCCACCCGAAGAATATGAACAATACAAAGGGTTTCAGTTTTTAATTCCGTTCTTCGAAAAACTATATTTATTAGAGACTGAACAAAAAGGCGATATCCGAATTGCCTATTTTGGCGATTCCATGACCGATGGCGATATGATTGTACAAGATTTTAGAAATTCACTTCAATCGAAGTACGGTGGAAAAGGAGTGGGATTTGTTTCCATCACTTCCGAATCGGCCGGTTCCAGAAGTTCTGTTTCACATCAATATTCCGGTAATTGGAAAACACAATCGTATCTCAAAGTTAAACGTCCACTCAAACCTTTTGGTGTAAACGGACATGTTTTTTTTGCCAATGACACGCTTTCCAATCCTTGGGTGCAATACAAAGCAGGTCATGGTGTGCATACTTCTGAATTGAATAATCCAACCTTGTTTTATGGAAATTCAGCTAATTATGAAGGAGAACTAATTGTAAAAATTGGAAAAGATACCATTGCAAAAAAACTAAGTCCGGACAAATTGCTCAACACATTAGCGATTTCAAATTCGGCTGTAAAAAGTTTCAAAGCATCTTTCAACGTAGCTGATTCGATTCCGATTTACGGGTTTAATTTTGATGATGGAAAAGGCGTTCACGTGGATAATTTTTCCAACAGAGGGAATTCCGGTTTGCCTATTTCAACGTTTAATGTGAAGTTGATGAACCAATTTCAAGAACGTTTTGACTATGATTTAATCATTTTGCATTACGGAACCAATGTATTGAATTACGGTTCCTACAATTATGATTGGTATGAACGAAGCATGACCCGAGTTGTAAATCATTTAAAACAATGTTTTCCGGGTGTAACCGTTTTGGTAATTTCCACCGCAGACAAAGCCACGAAATATGATTTGGAAATGAAAACCGATTCGGCTGTTGTTCCGTTGACCTTGGCTCAACGAAAATATGCCGTGCAATCAAAAGCAGGCTATTTCAATTTGTTTGAAGCCATGGGTGGAGACGGCTCAATGACCAAATGGGTGGAAGAGGAAGTTCCGGCCTTAGCAGCAAAAGATTATACGCATTTTAATTACAAAGGAGCACAAAAAGTGGCCGGATTGTTGTATCAGCAAATTCAAACAGGTTATGCTCAATACAAAGAAATGCGAAAAAATAGAAAAATAACACCCAATAAAGCGGCTGTAGATTCCGTTTCATCTAAAACGACAACGGCTAATGCTCAATAA
- a CDS encoding LysM peptidoglycan-binding domain-containing protein: protein MLNKSLCFLFVFMLNFDVSAQTDSLYVEVDTTQVVIAVNEITNKKALHPIFEKIKKIQAEKSGKINIVHIGDSHIQADFFSGKFRQNLQQNFGDGGRGFVFPYSLAKTNGPSDIRFSSNEAWESQRNIYPDNGNPVGLSGFALFTKNKGFAIEMNAKSKESGFSKLKIITPNNQKMFEVALASKIIKLESDIPKNIVHKIRNGESLSVIADKYNVTIKSIKSANGLKNNNIRAGKTLKIPSNQMEKRVVERSEFIPLETKKEEGFHSFESDSLLHKIYLIPALDQTDFALNGLVLENNNPGIIYHTIGVNGAKCSDYNKFPLFFEQIKTLNPDLVIISLGTNESFDKLVTADYFFQLNLMMESIVAKNPWVTFLITTPPPSQFKRKFPNTFVADYTKQILAEAEVRNFAVWDMFTNFGGLFGINQLAKEGLIAADRVHYTKAGYEKQGQLLTEAFLQALQNYNTEPGK, encoded by the coding sequence ATGCTCAATAAATCCCTTTGCTTTCTTTTTGTTTTCATGTTGAATTTTGACGTTTCTGCTCAAACGGATTCGTTGTATGTTGAGGTTGATACAACGCAGGTTGTTATTGCTGTCAATGAAATTACAAACAAAAAAGCACTACATCCCATCTTCGAAAAGATTAAAAAAATTCAAGCCGAAAAAAGCGGAAAAATAAACATCGTTCACATTGGTGATTCGCACATTCAAGCTGATTTTTTTTCAGGAAAATTTCGTCAAAACTTACAACAAAATTTTGGTGACGGCGGTCGCGGATTTGTTTTTCCATACAGTTTAGCCAAAACAAACGGACCAAGTGATATTCGTTTTTCATCGAATGAAGCATGGGAAAGTCAGCGAAATATTTATCCCGATAACGGAAATCCGGTTGGTCTAAGCGGTTTTGCGTTGTTTACCAAAAACAAAGGTTTCGCCATCGAAATGAATGCGAAAAGCAAAGAAAGTGGTTTTTCTAAACTAAAAATTATTACGCCCAACAACCAGAAAATGTTTGAAGTGGCGTTGGCTTCCAAAATCATAAAATTGGAATCGGATATTCCTAAAAACATCGTCCATAAAATTCGAAATGGTGAGAGTTTATCTGTGATTGCAGATAAATATAATGTAACGATTAAATCCATCAAATCGGCAAACGGATTAAAAAACAATAACATCAGAGCGGGAAAAACCTTGAAAATTCCGTCCAATCAAATGGAGAAAAGAGTGGTGGAACGTTCCGAATTTATTCCGCTTGAAACGAAAAAGGAAGAAGGTTTTCATTCGTTTGAATCGGATTCACTTTTACATAAAATCTATCTTATTCCGGCCCTTGACCAAACCGATTTTGCTTTAAATGGATTGGTTTTGGAAAACAATAATCCAGGAATTATTTACCATACCATCGGCGTAAACGGAGCAAAATGTTCGGATTACAACAAATTTCCGCTATTTTTTGAACAGATAAAAACGTTAAATCCTGATTTGGTAATTATCTCATTAGGTACAAATGAAAGTTTTGATAAATTGGTAACAGCCGATTATTTTTTTCAACTGAATTTGATGATGGAATCGATTGTAGCTAAAAATCCTTGGGTTACATTTTTAATTACAACACCACCACCATCACAATTTAAACGAAAATTTCCCAATACATTTGTAGCTGATTATACCAAACAAATTTTAGCTGAAGCAGAAGTGAGAAATTTTGCTGTTTGGGATATGTTTACCAATTTTGGGGGTCTTTTTGGAATCAATCAGCTGGCAAAAGAAGGGTTGATTGCAGCTGATAGAGTACATTATACCAAAGCAGGTTACGAAAAACAAGGCCAATTGTTAACCGAAGCTTTTTTACAGGCTTTACAAAATTATAACACCGAACCAGGCAAGTGA
- a CDS encoding MBOAT family O-acyltransferase, translating into MIPLFNFNQWIDQNIGNITWEQVQSWFVFDPQKPLLFNSALFLGLFLIFYFFYILTQKTHRLRIAYVVAFSLFFYYKSSGIFFLLIIFSSVLDYAIAKLIYEEKNNFYRKFYLIVSLVVNLGLLGYFKYTNFFIDNTNLLFDRNFEFQDIILPVGISFYTFQTLSYTIDVYRKQLEPTKSFMDFLFFVSFFPQLVAGPIVRASDFIPQIYKRLNLTKEEFNAALFLIIGGLLKKAVISDYISINFVDRVFDAPNSYTAFENLMASYGYAIQIYCDFSGYSDMAIGLALLMGFWLPPNFRTPYKSASVTEFWRRWHISLSTWLRDYLYISLGGNRKGKFRTYINLFLTMLLGGLWHGASWKFVFWGVLHGLALAVERFFGNFIKLPKNYFVRTIQIFLTFHFVAFCWLFFRAKDFQTAFQIMKNIGELTFNPNQWMIIAQGYQNVFLLIAIGFVWHFLPNNFIKLLQKGFDATPLIGKAVVLAFVYWIVYATASAGPQPFIYFQF; encoded by the coding sequence GTGATACCGCTTTTTAATTTCAATCAATGGATTGATCAGAACATAGGAAATATCACTTGGGAGCAGGTGCAGAGTTGGTTTGTGTTCGACCCACAAAAGCCATTGTTGTTCAACAGTGCGTTGTTTTTGGGATTGTTCCTTATTTTTTATTTCTTTTATATTCTTACTCAAAAAACACATCGACTTCGAATTGCGTATGTGGTCGCTTTTTCCCTTTTCTTCTACTATAAATCAAGCGGTATTTTCTTTTTACTGATTATTTTTTCGTCGGTGTTGGATTATGCTATTGCGAAATTAATTTATGAAGAAAAGAATAATTTTTACCGAAAATTCTATCTAATCGTCAGTTTGGTTGTGAATTTGGGATTGTTGGGATATTTTAAATATACCAATTTCTTTATTGATAATACTAATTTACTTTTTGATAGAAATTTTGAATTTCAAGATATTATTCTTCCGGTCGGAATTTCGTTTTACACCTTTCAAACCTTGAGTTATACGATTGATGTGTACCGAAAGCAACTCGAACCCACCAAGAGTTTTATGGACTTTTTGTTTTTCGTTTCCTTCTTTCCGCAGTTGGTGGCGGGACCGATTGTTCGTGCGAGTGATTTTATTCCGCAGATTTATAAACGATTAAATCTCACGAAAGAAGAATTTAATGCGGCTTTGTTCTTGATTATTGGTGGTTTGTTAAAGAAAGCCGTGATATCCGATTACATTTCCATCAACTTTGTGGATCGAGTGTTTGATGCACCAAATAGTTACACAGCCTTTGAAAACTTAATGGCTTCGTATGGGTATGCGATTCAAATTTATTGCGACTTTTCCGGATATTCCGACATGGCAATTGGTTTGGCTTTGCTGATGGGATTTTGGTTGCCGCCGAATTTTAGAACACCATACAAATCCGCTTCGGTAACAGAATTTTGGCGACGTTGGCATATTTCTCTTTCCACTTGGTTACGAGATTATTTATACATTTCATTAGGCGGAAACCGCAAAGGAAAATTCAGAACCTATATCAATTTGTTTCTCACGATGTTGTTGGGTGGTTTGTGGCACGGAGCTTCCTGGAAGTTTGTATTTTGGGGCGTTTTACACGGGTTGGCATTAGCCGTAGAACGATTCTTTGGCAATTTTATCAAGTTGCCTAAAAACTATTTCGTGCGAACGATTCAAATTTTCTTGACGTTTCATTTTGTGGCGTTTTGTTGGTTGTTTTTTAGAGCAAAAGATTTTCAAACGGCGTTTCAAATTATGAAAAATATTGGTGAGCTTACCTTTAACCCAAACCAATGGATGATTATTGCTCAGGGATATCAAAATGTTTTTTTATTGATTGCCATTGGTTTTGTGTGGCATTTTCTTCCCAACAATTTTATTAAATTACTTCAAAAAGGTTTTGATGCTACGCCATTAATTGGAAAAGCAGTTGTGTTGGCTTTTGTGTATTGGATTGTGTATGCCACGGCTTCTGCAGGACCGCAACCGTTTATTTATTTTCAGTTTTAA
- a CDS encoding outer membrane beta-barrel protein, whose protein sequence is MMKKFITTLCFVCFTSLMATAQEDTRIGGFIAYGSEIKSVGVGANAEFPIINNLTIAPSFIYYLPKDEDIIKTTIFEINGNANYYFMNDDSIGFYGLAGINYTSVKVEVEDFGFGFGFGGASSSEGKIGLNLGAGANFNIGKNWMPFAELKYVLSDYDQLVLLAGVKFNL, encoded by the coding sequence ATGATGAAAAAATTTATTACAACGTTGTGCTTTGTTTGTTTTACTTCATTAATGGCAACTGCTCAAGAAGATACCAGAATTGGCGGTTTTATTGCCTATGGGTCTGAAATTAAATCAGTGGGAGTTGGTGCGAATGCAGAATTTCCAATTATCAACAACTTAACTATTGCACCTAGTTTTATTTATTATTTACCAAAGGATGAAGATATTATTAAAACAACAATTTTCGAAATTAATGGTAATGCCAATTATTATTTTATGAATGATGATTCCATTGGGTTTTATGGATTGGCAGGTATTAACTACACGAGTGTAAAAGTAGAAGTAGAAGATTTTGGATTTGGATTTGGATTTGGCGGAGCTTCTTCAAGCGAAGGCAAAATTGGTTTAAATCTAGGAGCAGGTGCCAACTTTAACATTGGTAAAAACTGGATGCCATTTGCCGAATTAAAGTATGTATTAAGTGATTATGATCAATTAGTTTTACTAGCAGGAGTGAAGTTTAATTTGTAA
- a CDS encoding DUF4412 domain-containing protein has product MKTYSHILFLFLAIFACSQTAEAQFLDKLQKRAEERAQKRVEQKIERQVDKTVDKTVDAPEKAVKESKNSKKPTKKETKKAPTIDMNAMMNASESIEMPASYDFQKKVVYEIIDATSKQANQMTYWFGANEQVFGLETGYDINTFIVYDLSQEAMMMFSQKDKKVQVMPLSMFGAIYENAESDETDYTFKKVLGSKKINGYNCEKYVMTSETIEGEFWFTKEVDFKIADFSKTFLSMAKTSNQKVPQINPNENGFMMEMKAKDKSTNAVTQMTVKEFSNTKKTITTSTFKKS; this is encoded by the coding sequence ATGAAAACCTACAGTCATATCCTATTTCTATTCTTAGCAATTTTTGCTTGTTCGCAAACTGCCGAAGCTCAATTTTTGGATAAACTTCAAAAAAGAGCAGAAGAAAGAGCTCAAAAAAGAGTAGAACAAAAAATTGAACGTCAAGTTGATAAAACAGTTGACAAAACGGTAGATGCTCCTGAAAAAGCGGTGAAAGAAAGTAAAAACAGTAAAAAACCGACTAAAAAGGAAACCAAAAAAGCACCAACGATCGATATGAATGCGATGATGAATGCTTCTGAATCGATTGAAATGCCCGCTTCTTATGATTTTCAAAAAAAGGTGGTTTATGAAATCATTGATGCAACTAGCAAACAAGCCAATCAAATGACGTATTGGTTTGGAGCCAACGAACAAGTTTTTGGTTTAGAAACAGGATATGACATTAACACTTTTATTGTATATGATTTGAGTCAGGAAGCGATGATGATGTTTTCACAAAAAGACAAAAAAGTGCAAGTAATGCCATTAAGTATGTTTGGTGCTATTTATGAAAATGCTGAAAGTGATGAAACGGATTATACATTTAAAAAAGTGCTCGGAAGCAAGAAAATTAATGGATACAATTGTGAAAAATATGTGATGACTTCGGAAACAATCGAAGGCGAATTCTGGTTTACGAAAGAAGTAGATTTCAAAATTGCCGATTTTTCAAAAACATTTCTTTCGATGGCCAAAACATCAAATCAAAAAGTTCCACAAATAAATCCGAATGAAAATGGTTTTATGATGGAAATGAAAGCCAAAGACAAATCGACCAATGCAGTGACACAAATGACTGTAAAAGAATTTTCAAATACAAAAAAGACGATTACAACTTCCACATTTAAAAAATCATAA
- a CDS encoding tail fiber domain-containing protein has protein sequence MKNLFLLYCLLQIGLSFAQVGIGTTNPNGALDIISTNDGLLVPRVALTAKNVATVQTPTVSEIVYNTATSGVGVNQVLPGFYYWNGTTWIELGTSRSEWQITGNAGTNSNTHFIGTTDNTDLVFKRNNIQAGLLNTLNTSFGVNASSSITTGFSNNSFGLSALSFNTTGNQNTAIGIGALNFNVGNHRSTAIGNGAMRYADNRTIGRETYNTAVGHLALSGSATASNNIGRFNTAIGDQSLFSNTTGNSNTAIGYDALFTNSIGNANTAIGVSSLRNNTTGSNNTSSGYYALRSNTTASNNTATGYFSLNSCTTGSNNTAYGANSLESNISGSANTAIGLASLRENTSGSANTAVGVSSLRDNVTGTRNTAIGNLALFYNISGNQNVAVGQDALTRNTTGFNNVATGFSSSMGNSTGSNNTSTGTYSLESSTTGSNNTANGHQALQRNLTGSTNTAIGAFALSLVTTGNNNVGVGYFAQVPNINANNQVRIGNTAITYAGIQVPWTITSDRRWKENICPTSLGLDFINQLKPVSYNRINDTNKNTEYGFIAQELQETLAEFDSNSKGTVSSDDDGMLSVRYNDLIAPMVKAIQELKAENELLKSQLKTSNTFLLEKMEKLEQLLQSTNLTSKILN, from the coding sequence ATGAAAAACTTATTTTTACTCTATTGTTTACTTCAAATAGGTCTATCTTTTGCACAAGTGGGCATTGGTACTACAAATCCTAACGGTGCGTTAGACATCATTTCAACGAATGATGGATTGCTCGTTCCCAGAGTTGCATTAACAGCCAAAAACGTGGCCACTGTTCAAACACCAACCGTTTCAGAAATTGTTTACAACACGGCTACTTCAGGTGTGGGAGTCAATCAAGTTTTACCGGGATTTTATTATTGGAACGGAACAACTTGGATAGAATTGGGTACTTCAAGATCAGAATGGCAAATTACGGGAAATGCAGGAACAAATAGTAATACGCATTTTATTGGAACAACGGATAATACTGATTTGGTTTTTAAAAGAAATAATATTCAAGCAGGGCTCTTGAACACGTTGAACACATCTTTTGGAGTAAATGCTTCAAGCTCTATTACGACAGGATTTTCCAACAATTCGTTTGGATTAAGTGCTTTAAGTTTTAACACAACTGGAAATCAAAACACAGCAATTGGAATAGGAGCTTTAAATTTTAATGTAGGAAATCATAGAAGTACAGCTATCGGTAATGGTGCGATGAGGTATGCTGATAATAGGACTATAGGTCGTGAAACATATAACACAGCTGTAGGACATTTAGCTTTGTCTGGGAGTGCTACTGCATCAAATAATATTGGTCGATTCAATACTGCAATCGGAGATCAATCCTTGTTTTCTAATACCACAGGAAATTCCAATACCGCTATTGGTTATGATGCTTTATTTACTAATTCAATTGGAAATGCCAATACAGCCATCGGAGTTAGTTCTTTGAGAAATAATACTACAGGCTCAAATAACACCTCTAGTGGATATTATGCCTTACGATCAAATACGACTGCATCAAATAATACTGCCACAGGTTATTTTTCTTTAAACTCATGTACTACAGGAAGTAATAATACAGCTTATGGTGCAAATTCATTAGAGTCCAACATTAGCGGTAGTGCTAATACTGCTATAGGTCTAGCTTCATTAAGAGAAAATACTTCTGGATCAGCAAATACTGCTGTCGGAGTTTCTTCATTGCGAGATAATGTAACAGGTACAAGAAACACCGCAATTGGAAATTTAGCACTTTTTTATAATATTTCGGGAAACCAAAATGTGGCTGTAGGTCAAGATGCTCTAACAAGAAACACAACTGGTTTCAATAATGTTGCAACAGGATTCAGTTCTTCAATGGGAAATTCCACTGGATCTAATAACACTTCTACTGGTACATACTCGCTGGAATCAAGTACTACTGGCAGCAATAATACGGCAAATGGACATCAAGCACTTCAAAGAAATTTAACGGGATCAACTAATACTGCTATTGGGGCATTTGCTTTATCGCTTGTAACAACAGGAAATAATAACGTAGGAGTTGGTTATTTTGCTCAGGTTCCCAATATAAATGCCAACAACCAAGTTCGAATTGGAAATACCGCCATCACCTATGCCGGAATTCAAGTTCCGTGGACGATAACTTCAGACAGACGATGGAAAGAAAACATTTGTCCTACCTCACTTGGTTTGGATTTTATAAATCAGTTAAAACCGGTTTCCTATAATCGTATAAATGACACAAATAAAAATACAGAATACGGTTTTATTGCACAAGAATTACAAGAAACACTTGCTGAATTTGATAGCAACTCAAAAGGAACGGTTTCAAGTGATGATGACGGAATGCTTAGTGTTCGCTACAACGATTTAATCGCTCCGATGGTCAAAGCCATTCAAGAATTGAAGGCAGAAAATGAACTTTTAAAAAGTCAACTAAAAACCAGTAACACGTTCTTATTAGAAAAAATGGAGAAACTGGAACAGCTCCTTCAATCTACTAATTTAACTTCTAAAATTTTAAACTAA
- a CDS encoding succinate dehydrogenase assembly factor 2, with amino-acid sequence MKNFILILLIIPFLSCKESTNPNDSSNSNLQTVTKGCNCIKSSQDPLDFFTEEFLADLAEPAIPVVEIHKLKNYTMYKSHWKIDDSVSFFSVEEIETLSDLKSKRKSLFKNNPDLTMVEYIKTYYKSMTEEEVKKYEALLDEEAQKQNNTENEVDEETRKKLQNSALSMQKAAYTQIENLGDYAVYNKKSNDLHVVCGDIHFHIRGQVGPWGEHDKEKGLELAKLGAKKIINQCR; translated from the coding sequence ATGAAAAACTTTATATTAATTTTACTTATTATTCCTTTTTTAAGTTGCAAAGAATCTACAAACCCTAATGATTCTTCTAATAGTAATTTACAAACTGTCACTAAAGGCTGCAATTGCATCAAAAGTTCTCAAGATCCACTTGATTTTTTTACGGAGGAATTTTTGGCAGATTTGGCAGAACCAGCAATTCCGGTTGTAGAAATACACAAACTCAAAAACTATACTATGTATAAATCACATTGGAAGATTGATGATTCAGTATCATTTTTTAGTGTTGAAGAAATTGAAACGTTGAGCGATTTAAAAAGTAAAAGAAAATCACTTTTTAAAAACAATCCCGATTTAACGATGGTTGAATATATAAAAACGTACTATAAATCGATGACAGAAGAAGAAGTGAAAAAATACGAAGCTCTTTTGGATGAAGAAGCTCAAAAACAAAACAATACCGAGAATGAAGTAGATGAAGAAACCCGAAAAAAATTGCAAAACTCAGCACTTTCTATGCAAAAAGCAGCCTATACTCAAATCGAAAATTTAGGAGATTATGCAGTTTACAACAAAAAATCAAATGACTTGCATGTCGTTTGTGGCGATATTCATTTTCATATAAGAGGACAAGTTGGTCCATGGGGAGAGCATGACAAGGAAAAAGGGCTGGAATTGGCCAAATTAGGAGCAAAGAAAATAATCAATCAATGTCGATAA